The genomic window TGTCGAAGTGAAGGAGATCAAGTTCCGCCCGAATATCGACGAGCATGACTACCAGGTCAAAATGCGCAATGTCCGCAAGTTCATCGAGGCCGGGGACAAGGTCAAAGTCACCCTGCGCTTCCGCGGCCGCGAGATGGCCCATCAGGAACTCGGCGTCCACCTGCTCGACCGCGTGCGCGCGGAAATGGAAGAGATGACCCGTATCGAAGCCATGCCCAAGATGGAAGGCCGGCAGATGGTCATGGTGCTGGCGCCTGCCTAACCGGCCTTAGTGAGGACGGATGGGGGGTGAGTGCTGATCCTTCGCCGAGCCCGTGCCGAGCCTGGGACAACACCACCAGCACAAAATATCCCCGTCCATTAACAATCAACCATATAAATTCCATTGCCCTGGCTGGAACCGGGAATGACTTCCGAAACGCCTGCACTCGCTTAATCACACCTGCAGATATGTCTCTTTAGAGCAGTTCGTCCGGCAGCGTGCCGCTTACCTCAAGGCCTTCGAAATCGCCATCCCCTGCGAAGAGTTCATCAATAAAGCCGATCCCCCACACGTTGAGGGCGACCTGCCCTGCCCCGGTCGGGATTCCGCCTACGAGTGCCTGTCCCAGCAGGTAGTCAGTAAGACTACCCGTATCACCGCCAAACCGGGCCTTGAGCGCATCCGCATCGAGTCCGCTTGAGAATTCGACGGTCAGGGTCTCATCCACAAGGTCGAAAGTGATCCCTGTATAGGCGCTGCCGTCATAAGTGAGTTCCGCCCCGGAAGACGGCTCTCGCAGGTGGCGCAACAGATGGGCCACATTGGCTTCGGTGGTAACGGTATTCGCAGGGTCGACATGATCGTCAACGAAACACAACCTATCCTCACCCAGGGTGAAGTTCCTGATAGTATCGGAGCCGTCGTTGAACCGAACGACGTCAGCGTCCGGGTTGGATATATCCCTTATATGCGAGAAGACATAAACGAACTCATCCGCCCCGTCTCCGAAGCGCACCTCATCATCACCGCCCTTGGCATGGATGACCCAGCCGCCGCTGCCATCGGTGACGGTTATCGTGTCATCCCCCTCGGACCCGAGCCAGATCCTCGGGCTCGTATCGGCTTCCACCTTGAGATTGATAAGTTTCTGCAAAGCCGCCTGCCCGTCAGCATTCCCCTTGAAAAGCAACGTGCTCTCATCGACGGCATCGCCCGCAAGCCACTCCGGCTTGAATTCCGTCCATGGGATGGGATCGATGAATTCAACCTTAATGCCCCCGCCGGTATACCGGCCGCTGGGAAGGGTGACCCCGACAGGGAATGCGACGTAAACCTGCACCACATCATAGTCGGCGAGCGAGCTATTGCTGGCCTCGCCGTTATGCTCAATGCCAAGGAGCGCAAGGTAGCTCGTTCCGAGTTTTGAGAGAAATTCTGCTCGCAAAGCATCGGGCGCTGCGCTGGGCGAGCCGCTCCGGTTGCTGAACAGGATCGAGTCCCGGCCCGGGGTGAAACCCGTGACCAGGTCGCCGCCGTCCCAGGAGATATAATTGTTGGCATCGGCCACGGCATAGCTGTAGGTCACCTCATCGGTGCCGCCCATGCTCAGATCGATCACATCATCGCCAATGCCGGCAGCAATCTCATCATCCCCCGGACCGGGCATGATGACAGTGTCCCCGAAACCGGTTTCAACCCGCCACGGCCGCTCTTCACCAACGTAGGCATTACCTTGCGTTCCTTGCGCTCCTTGGGCTCCTTGCACACCGCCGCTGCCACTGGCTCCATTCTCCGCATTGGTATTGACATCATCCAGATTTTCGACTGATGGCGGCAGGTCGTATGGATCACGGATCAGGACTTGCACATGTTTTGGGACAATCGTGGTGACACCATCCGCATACTTCATGCCGGTCGTGCTGACACCGTCACTGAGGGTGATCTTGAAAGAGCCTTCCACATCCGTCACAAGGCTAATTCTTCCCTGATTGATCTCAGCCTCGGTGAAGGTGATCTCCCGGGGGCCGAAGGCCGGAAGATCAATATTCACCCATCTCCCCGCCCCTGAATTCGCCGCCGGATCGACATTCCGCTCAAACCTGACCGCATCAATCTCGGAGACGGTGTAGACGAGATTGGCATCCGCCGTGTCATCATCAATGCCTTCAATCTGGATCCAGGACAGTACAAGCGGCTCGTTCTCGTTGACACCCACATAGAGGTCCAGGCCAAGTTGCGGGCGATATTCGGTGATTTTCACCGTGAAGGCCTTCTCAACGCCGCCGACACCGATGGTCAGGGGCAGGTCGGTGAACCGGTCATCCCCATCGGGGAAGAAAGCCTGGCGCTCCAGGACGTTGAGTGTGAATTTATTTTCCTCGCCCTGCACCGCCTCAATGCCGAAACGCATCTGGGGATCGCCGCTGATGGTGATGTCGGAAGCCCGATAGACCGCATTGGTATCGGATATCGTCAGGATGGCCATCTCAATCTCGTCGCTCTCATCCGTTTGCTCCAGATAATACGTGCTCTGGGACGCAGAAAGTGTATGCGTTGCATCATTTATATCGGTGATGGCAATCGTGAAGTCCTGGCTGTAATTGGTGCTTTGGAGCCCGCCGGTGGCGCTCGCGGCAACCGTCACCGTGAACTCTGTTTCATTGGCAGGAGGATCATAATCGAAACTCTGGCCCGCCTTGACCCTGAGCTTGAATACATTGCGGACGCCGTCAGCAGCCACAAACTCGAACCGGTCGTCTCCGGTCACCGTGAAGTCACCCACCGCATAGGTGGTGTCGGGATCGGTCACCGTGATCGTGCCGAGATCGGTTTCGGCGGTTGAAGTTGTCTCTGCCAGGGAGATTCTGTCGGGGGTATGGCTCACCGAAGCCGCCGTGTCATCGATGTCCGTGATGGTGATGGTGAAGTCCTGGCTGAAATTCGTGCTATGAAGTGCGCCGGTGCTGGCGGCAACCGTCACCGTGAACGGGTTTGTTTCGGTCTCGTAGTCGAAACTCTTGCCGCCCAGTAGCTTGAAGGTGAAGACATTGTCAGTGCCGCTTGCCACAACACCGAAACGGTTATCGCTGACGGTGAAGACATTCGCCGCATAGGTGGTGTCGGGATCGGTCACCGTGATCGTGGCTATATCGGTAGCGGTGGTCGAGTTTGTCTCGGCCAGGGTGTGGGTTGAGGCTGTGCGGGTGACCACGGGGTCAGTGTCGTCAATATCGGTGATGGTGATGGTGAAGTCCTGGCTGAAATTCGTGCTATGAAGTGCGCCGGTGCTGGCGGCAACCGTCACCGTGAACGGGTTCGTTTCGGTCTCGAAATCGAAACTCTTGGCTTCCAGAAGTTTGAGGACGAACTCGTTTGATGAGCTTCCTGCCACAACGTCAAACCGTATGTCATCAACCGAGAAGTCACTCGCCTGATAGGTGGTGTCGACATCGCTCACCGATATGGTGGCAATATCCGTCTCGGCAGTTGAGGTTGTCTCGATCACGGCACTGGCCACTTGAGTGCTACTCACCACCGCCACATCATCGGCTCCCGTGACGGTCACCGTTACGGTTGCCGGATGCGGAAGAGCACCAAGCTGATCTGTGGCATAGATTGTCAGCTTATCGGCAACCTGCTGACTCCCGGCAAGCCCCTGTACCCGCGCCTTCATCGCATCGGTGAACCCGTCTGCGGATGATGTCCCCGCATTTGCGAGATGGTAATTCCAGGTCAGGGTTCCTGACGCATCATCACGGGTGAAAGTAAAGATACCGTAATGCCCGATGACATCGGCGGGTGTTGTGGTGCCGGTAGTGGTTGCCGTGCTCAAACCCGCGGCATTTGCCGTGAGCGTAGCCGGGGCTGTCCCGTGGCTATGGCCGATCTTGAAGACCACACCGGTATTGGCGTCATCGGGATCATCGAAGCCGATCTGCCCGTTGACCTCTGTGGAGCTGTCATCTTCGGTTATGGCTCCGGTATCATGACCCGCTGCTGTCGTCAGCACCCTCAGATCATCCGCCCCGGTAACAGTCACAAGAGCGGTGACGGGGATATCATTGATCCCATAAGCATCACTAGCATAGACTGTCAGCTTCTCGGAGACCTGCTGACCCCCGGTCAGGGCCTGAACCCGCGCCTTCATCGCATCGGTGATGCCCGCCTGCGTGGCATCGGCATTGGCCAGATGATAGGTCCAGTTCAACATCAGACTGCCGTCATTTCGGGTGAATGAGACAACACCATACTCACCGACGATATCCGCCGGCGTCGTCAGAGTCGGCGTCGTTGACGCGAGGGTTGAATCATCCGACATGAGCGTCGCCGGATCCGTGCCATGGCTCAGGCCGGTCTTGAAGACGACATCGGCCGCAGGATTATCGACATCACCGAATGAGAACACCCCGCCCCGGCTGCCGTCGACATCTTCGGTCAATCTTTTGGCAACGGTTGTAGTGCCGTTCAGCTCGGGCAGATCATTGACACCCGTGATGGTCACGGTCACGGTTCGGGCTGTCGTGCCGCCTGCGTGTTCATCATCGGCATAGATTGTCAGCTTCTCAACAACCTGCTGACCCCTCGCCAGCGCCTGAACCTGCGCCTTCATCGCATCAGTGAAACCGTCTGCGGATGATGTGCCCGCATTAGCGAGCTTATAAGTCCAGCTCAGCTCGCTGGTGCTGTCGTCCCGGCTGAAGGAGAAAATGCCGTAATGC from Parvularculales bacterium includes these protein-coding regions:
- the infC gene encoding translation initiation factor IF-3 produces the protein VEVKEIKFRPNIDEHDYQVKMRNVRKFIEAGDKVKVTLRFRGREMAHQELGVHLLDRVRAEMEEMTRIEAMPKMEGRQMVMVLAPA